A stretch of the Malus sylvestris chromosome 10, drMalSylv7.2, whole genome shotgun sequence genome encodes the following:
- the LOC126585976 gene encoding uncharacterized protein LOC126585976, producing the protein MEDIGLFRQAWKWLQSQKHIYSRLRTAMGGCGDKIGMFVERHWPTVCSGCARTGRLFILLLIYWWDCVVRGFRSFIGLGSAALLLITWSCLLSLTSISCVVYVLLSMGAAGAAVQYLGYTPGLFIVGIFAILILWMYANFWITGILFIVGGYLFSLNHARLLVLMATVYAIYIVKVQVGWHGVVISINLAFISNDALNYMLQWCDKVSESTHFEEQKQSETVMEDDFSGECEYSIPTDQSERLHSCNSSSTPTTSAVINEKEESFPIKVVKEEISSADEMKKILDSIDHYEALGFPRHKKVDAAILKKEYRKKAMLVHPDKNMGSALASESFKRLQCAYEVLSDPTKKRDYDEQLRKEESKTKSVCQKSYGTSHQEGPDYYSEESRRIQCTKCGNSHIWVCTNRSKSKARWCQDCCQYHQAKDGDGWVEYKGSLVFTRPHKVEIPRAFVCAESKIFDVSEWAICQGMACRPNTHRPSFHVNMIGLEKTQRPNSSRFPWGLDAEMMDEDEEEFEVWLQQALASGLFCETSKRRKTWSPFKLPQRVKRQSRRTSC; encoded by the exons ATGGAGGATATAGGGTTGTTTAGACAAGCTTGGAAATGGCTGCAGTCACAGAAACACATTTATTCCCGATTGCGAACTGCGATGGGTGGATGTGGAGATAAAATCGGGATGTTTGTAGAGCGGCATTGGCCGACGGTTTGCAGTGGGTGCGCCAGGACAGGGAGGCTGTTTATCCTGTTGTTGATTTATTGGTGGGACTGCGTTGTAAGAGGCTTTCGATCCTTTATCGGGTTGGGTTCTGCGGCTTTGCTCCTTATAACGTGGAGTTGCCTTCTCAGTCTGACTTCAATTTCTTGCGTGGTTTATGTACTTCTTAGTATG GGAGCTGCTGGTGCTGCTGTCCAGTACTTGGGTTACACTCCAGGACTTTTTATTGTAGGGATCTTTGCTATTCTGATTTTATGGATGTACGCTAACTTTTGGATAACGGGAATCTTATTTATCGTTGGAG GTTATTTGTTCTCCCTAAATCATGCACGGTTGCTGGTCTTGATGGCAACTGTATATGCTATTTATATTGTCAAAGTTCAGGTTGGATGGCATGGTGTAGTTATCTCAATAAACCTTGCATTCATCTCTAATGATGCATTAAATTATATGCTCCAATGGTGTGATAAAGTGAGTGAAAGCACACACTTTGAAGAGCAAAAGCAATCAGAAACAGTTATGGAGGATGATTTTTCTGGGGAATGTGAATACTCTATTCCTACTGATCAATCTGAAAGGCTGCACTCATGTAACTCATCTAGCACACCAACTACTTCGGctgttataaatgaaaaagaagaaTCTTTCCCTATTAAGGTGGTCAAAGAGGAAATAAGTTCAGCTGATGAGATGAAAAAGATTTTAGACAGTATTGATCACTATGAAGCACTAGGATTTCCTCGCCACAAAAAAGTTGATGCAGCAATATTGAAAAAAGAATACCGGAAGAAG GCCATGCTCGTGCATCCTGATAAAAATATGGGAAGTGCATTAGCGAGTGAATCGTTTAAGAGACTTCAATGTGCATATGAG GTTCTCTCTGATCCCACAAAGAAGAGAGACTATGATGAGCAGTTGCGAAAGGAAGAATCCAAGACTAAGAGTGTGTGCCAGAAGTCCTATGGCACTTCACATCAG GAAGGTCCAGATTATTACTCTGAAGAGTCGAGACGTATACAGTGCACGAAGTGTGGAAATTCGCATATATGGGTATGCACAAACAGAAGCAAGTCCAAGGCTAGATGGTGTCAG GATTGCTGTCAATATCACCAAGCAAAGGATGGAGATGGATGGGTTGAGTACAAAGGATCTCTAGTCTTTACTAGGCCACATAAG GTGGAAATACCACGGGCCTTTGTCTGTGCTGAGAGCAAAATCTTTGATGTGTCTGAATGGGCTATTTGTCAG GGAATGGCATGCAGGCCCAACACTCATCGGCCTAGCTTCCACGTTAACATGATTGGTTTGGAGAAAACTCAAAGACCCAACTCAAGTAGATTCCCGTGGGGTTTGGATGCTGAAATGAtggatgaagatgaagaagaatttGAGGTTTGGCTTCAGCAAGCTCTGGCGTCTGGCCTATTTTGTGAGACCTCTAAACGCCGAAAGACCTGGAGTCCGTTCAAGTTGCCCCAGAGAGTGAAGAGGCAATCGCGAAGAACATCATGCTGA
- the LOC126585979 gene encoding cold-responsive protein kinase 1-like isoform X1, whose product MSCFSFLSGARVNKSRKPSSDIDEEVSGIHDVKLFTYKELIIATEDFSPANKVGEGGFGSVYKGRLKDGKFAAIKVLSAESRQGVKEFLTEIDVISKIEHENLVKLYGCCVEGNQRILVYNYLENNSLAQNLIGGSSSNLHFSWQTRRQICIGIACGLAFLHEEVHPHIIHRDIKASNILLDKDLMPKISDFGLAKLIPPNMTHVSTRVAGTIGYLAPEYAIRGQLTRKADIYSFGVLIVEIVSGRSNTNNRLPIDEQYLIERTWQLYERKELVGLVDTSLDGDFDAEEACRFLKIGLLCTQDTAKLRPSMSTVVKMLKGKKVVNDDKITKPGLITDFMDLKVREPRDTKPSAQTTTSSYNASSGTGSDNKDNSTFSLATSAAATTTFISNLSSETSADNTSNFSFRTV is encoded by the exons ATGAGTTGTTTTTCCTTCTTAAGCGGTGCAAGGGTGAACAAATCAAGAAAACCCAGTTCTGATATCGATGAAG AAGTTTCTGGCATTCATGATGTTAAACTATTCACTTACAAAGAGTTGATAATCGCAACTGAAGATTTTAGTCCAGCCAATAAAGTCGGGGAAGGTGGTTTTGGTTCTGTCTATAAG GGCCGGCTTAAAGATGGAAAATTTGCTGCTATAAAAGTTCTTTCAGCTGAATCGAGACAAGGGGTGAAGGAATTTTTGACTGAGATTGACGTGATCTCAAAAATCGAGCATGAAAATCTAGTTAAGCTCTATGGCTGTTGTGTTGAAGGAAACCAAAGAATTCTGGTCTACAACTACCTTGAGAATAATAGTCTTGCACAAAATCTTATTG GTGGAAGTAGCAGTAATCTCCACTTTAGTTGGCAAACTAGGCGTCAAATATGCATTGGGATTGCATGTGGGCTTGCCTTCCTTCATGAGGAAGTACATCCCCATATTATTCATAGAGATATCAAAGCAAGCAACATTCTCCTCGACAAAGACTTAATGccaaaaatttcagattttggtCTTGCAAAACTTATCCCTCCTAACATGACCCATGTTAGCACGCGTGTGGCGGGAACAAT AGGTTATTTGGCACCCGAGTATGCAATACGAGGGCAATTGACAAGGAAAGCTGATATTTATAGCTTTGGAGTGCTCATTGTGGAAATAGTCAGTGGCAGAAGTAATACAAATAACCGACTACCTATTGACGAACAGTATTTGATTGAAAGG ACATGGCAACTCTACGAACGGAAGGAGCTTGTTGGACTGGTAGACACATCACTCGACGGTGATTTTGATGCTGAGGAAGCTTGTAGgtttctaaaaatcggcctccTCTGCACCCAAGACACTGCGAAGCTCAGGCCATCCATGTCAACCGTGGTCAAGATGCTAAAAGGCAAGAAGGTTGTCAACGATGATAAGATAACAAAGCCAGGCTTGATAACCGATTTCATGGACCTCAAAGTACGAGAGCCTCGTGATACAAAGCCTAGTGCACAGACTACTACATCTTCCTACAATGCGTCCTCGGGCACAGGCTCAGACAACAAGGACAATTCAACATTCTCCTTAGCAACCTCAGCTGCTGCTACTACCACCTTCATTTCGAACTTGTCATCGGAAACCTCAGCCGATAATACATCGAACTTCAGCTTCCGCACCGTATAA
- the LOC126585979 gene encoding cold-responsive protein kinase 1-like isoform X3: MSCFSFLSGARVNKSRKPSSDIDEEVSGIHDVKLFTYKELIIATEDFSPANKVGEGGFGSVYKGRLKDGKFAAIKVLSAESRQGVKEFLTEIDVISKIEHENLVKLYGCCVEGNQRILVYNYLENNSLAQNLIGGSSSNLHFSWQTRRQICIGIACGLAFLHEEVHPHIIHRDIKASNILLDKDLMPKISDFGLAKLIPPNMTHVSTRVAGTIGYLAPEYAIRGQLTRKADIYSFGVLIVEIVSGRSNTNNRLPIDEQYLIERVLCVCEMLVLSVSEFHTVTAMLAL; this comes from the exons ATGAGTTGTTTTTCCTTCTTAAGCGGTGCAAGGGTGAACAAATCAAGAAAACCCAGTTCTGATATCGATGAAG AAGTTTCTGGCATTCATGATGTTAAACTATTCACTTACAAAGAGTTGATAATCGCAACTGAAGATTTTAGTCCAGCCAATAAAGTCGGGGAAGGTGGTTTTGGTTCTGTCTATAAG GGCCGGCTTAAAGATGGAAAATTTGCTGCTATAAAAGTTCTTTCAGCTGAATCGAGACAAGGGGTGAAGGAATTTTTGACTGAGATTGACGTGATCTCAAAAATCGAGCATGAAAATCTAGTTAAGCTCTATGGCTGTTGTGTTGAAGGAAACCAAAGAATTCTGGTCTACAACTACCTTGAGAATAATAGTCTTGCACAAAATCTTATTG GTGGAAGTAGCAGTAATCTCCACTTTAGTTGGCAAACTAGGCGTCAAATATGCATTGGGATTGCATGTGGGCTTGCCTTCCTTCATGAGGAAGTACATCCCCATATTATTCATAGAGATATCAAAGCAAGCAACATTCTCCTCGACAAAGACTTAATGccaaaaatttcagattttggtCTTGCAAAACTTATCCCTCCTAACATGACCCATGTTAGCACGCGTGTGGCGGGAACAAT AGGTTATTTGGCACCCGAGTATGCAATACGAGGGCAATTGACAAGGAAAGCTGATATTTATAGCTTTGGAGTGCTCATTGTGGAAATAGTCAGTGGCAGAAGTAATACAAATAACCGACTACCTATTGACGAACAGTATTTGATTGAAAGG GTTCTGTGTGTCTGTGAGATGCTTGTTCTATCTGTGTCTGAGTTTCATACAGTCACAGCCATGTTGGCTTTGTAG
- the LOC126585979 gene encoding cold-responsive protein kinase 1-like isoform X2 gives MSCFSFLSGARVNKSRKPSSDIDEVSGIHDVKLFTYKELIIATEDFSPANKVGEGGFGSVYKGRLKDGKFAAIKVLSAESRQGVKEFLTEIDVISKIEHENLVKLYGCCVEGNQRILVYNYLENNSLAQNLIGGSSSNLHFSWQTRRQICIGIACGLAFLHEEVHPHIIHRDIKASNILLDKDLMPKISDFGLAKLIPPNMTHVSTRVAGTIGYLAPEYAIRGQLTRKADIYSFGVLIVEIVSGRSNTNNRLPIDEQYLIERTWQLYERKELVGLVDTSLDGDFDAEEACRFLKIGLLCTQDTAKLRPSMSTVVKMLKGKKVVNDDKITKPGLITDFMDLKVREPRDTKPSAQTTTSSYNASSGTGSDNKDNSTFSLATSAAATTTFISNLSSETSADNTSNFSFRTV, from the exons ATGAGTTGTTTTTCCTTCTTAAGCGGTGCAAGGGTGAACAAATCAAGAAAACCCAGTTCTGATATCGATGAAG TTTCTGGCATTCATGATGTTAAACTATTCACTTACAAAGAGTTGATAATCGCAACTGAAGATTTTAGTCCAGCCAATAAAGTCGGGGAAGGTGGTTTTGGTTCTGTCTATAAG GGCCGGCTTAAAGATGGAAAATTTGCTGCTATAAAAGTTCTTTCAGCTGAATCGAGACAAGGGGTGAAGGAATTTTTGACTGAGATTGACGTGATCTCAAAAATCGAGCATGAAAATCTAGTTAAGCTCTATGGCTGTTGTGTTGAAGGAAACCAAAGAATTCTGGTCTACAACTACCTTGAGAATAATAGTCTTGCACAAAATCTTATTG GTGGAAGTAGCAGTAATCTCCACTTTAGTTGGCAAACTAGGCGTCAAATATGCATTGGGATTGCATGTGGGCTTGCCTTCCTTCATGAGGAAGTACATCCCCATATTATTCATAGAGATATCAAAGCAAGCAACATTCTCCTCGACAAAGACTTAATGccaaaaatttcagattttggtCTTGCAAAACTTATCCCTCCTAACATGACCCATGTTAGCACGCGTGTGGCGGGAACAAT AGGTTATTTGGCACCCGAGTATGCAATACGAGGGCAATTGACAAGGAAAGCTGATATTTATAGCTTTGGAGTGCTCATTGTGGAAATAGTCAGTGGCAGAAGTAATACAAATAACCGACTACCTATTGACGAACAGTATTTGATTGAAAGG ACATGGCAACTCTACGAACGGAAGGAGCTTGTTGGACTGGTAGACACATCACTCGACGGTGATTTTGATGCTGAGGAAGCTTGTAGgtttctaaaaatcggcctccTCTGCACCCAAGACACTGCGAAGCTCAGGCCATCCATGTCAACCGTGGTCAAGATGCTAAAAGGCAAGAAGGTTGTCAACGATGATAAGATAACAAAGCCAGGCTTGATAACCGATTTCATGGACCTCAAAGTACGAGAGCCTCGTGATACAAAGCCTAGTGCACAGACTACTACATCTTCCTACAATGCGTCCTCGGGCACAGGCTCAGACAACAAGGACAATTCAACATTCTCCTTAGCAACCTCAGCTGCTGCTACTACCACCTTCATTTCGAACTTGTCATCGGAAACCTCAGCCGATAATACATCGAACTTCAGCTTCCGCACCGTATAA
- the LOC126585978 gene encoding heat stress transcription factor A-1-like gives MQTTMERVEDAASVFNSANTPPPPFLNKTYDMVDDPSTDAVVSWSKSNNSFVVWNVPEFSRDLLPKYFKHNNFSSFVRQLNTYGFRKVDPDRWEFANEGFLRGQKHLLKTVSRRKPAHVQNHQQQPPQVQSSQVGACVEVGNPGLEEEVERLKRDKNSLMQELVRLRQQQQATDNQLHNVGQRMQGMEQRQQQMMSFLAKAMHSPGFLSQLVQHQNENNRLITGSNKKRRLPRQDDEILVGNLGSKVLDGQMVKYQPSMNEAAKAMLRQILKMNTSPKLEPSMINPDAFLIDNVPSNATDTRNTSSRILGVTLSEVPPISAECDMPNESRFPVSCHSTGISEVQSSPFAVSNSVKETQVLEENMLNFQQDPVIPELTRMQGIVPQSNVEIPNANFINSETGNAGYMGMSTGLDGRLPTDIDPFSPEPDADALPDGVSSLPSINDIFWEQFLTASPQPGDTDEISLSSDDGVTVNQDLQLGKDNGWDKSQHMNHITEQMQLLASGSRIG, from the exons ATGCAAACAACCATGGAGAGAGTCGAAGATGCGGCGTCGGTGTTCAACTCCGCCAACACTCCTCCTCCGCCGTTTCTGAACAAAACCTACGACATGGTGGATGACCCCTCCACCGACGCCGTCGTCTCCTGGAGCAAAAGCAACAACAGCTTCGTCGTCTGGAATGTCCCCGAGTTCTCCAGGGACCTCCTGCCCAAGTATTTCAAGCACAACAACTTCTCTAGCTTCGTCAGGCAGTTGAATACTTAT GGTTTTAGAAAGGTTGATCCAGACCGATGGGAATTTGCAAATGAAGGGTTTCTAAGAGGCcaaaaacaccttttgaagacCGTAAGCAGGCGAAAACCAGCTCATGTACAGAATCATCAACAACAACCACCTCAAGTGCAGAGCTCTCAGGTTGGGGCATGTGTAGAGGTGGGAAATCCTGGGCTAGAGGAAGAGGTCGAAAGACTTAAAAGAGATAAGAACAGTCTTATGCAGGAACTTGTTAGGCTGAGGCAGCAACAGCAAGCAACAGATAATCAGTTGCATAATGTTGGGCAACGTATGCAGGGAATGGAGCAACGGCAGCAGCAAATGATGTCTTTCCTGGCAAAGGCTATGCATAGTCCTGGATTTTTATCCCAGCTTGTACAGCATCAAAATGAAAACAATAGGCTCATCACTGGAAGCAATAAGAAAAGGAGACTCCCAAGGCAAGACGATGAAATTTTGGTTGGGAACCTTGGCAGCAAAGTTCTTGATGGACAAATGGTGAAGTACCAGCCTTCAATGAATGAAGCAGCAAAAGCCATGCTGCGGCAGATCTTGAAGATGAATACATCTCCTAAGCTGGAACCATCAATGATCAATCCTGATGCTTTCCTAATTGATAATGTTCCTTCCAATGCAACAGATACTAGGAACACCTCTAGTCGGATTTTGGGGGTGACCCTTTCAGAGGTTCCACCAATTTCTGCAGAGTGCGATATGCCCAACGAGTCTAGATTTCCCGTCAGTTGTCATTCTACAGGCATTTCTGAGGTCCAGTCTTCCCCATTCGCGGTTTCCAACTCTGTTAAAGAAACTCAAGTTTTGGAAGAGAACATGCTTAATTTTCAACAAGATCCAGTTATCCCTGAACTAACTCGAATGCAAGGTATTGTTCCACAAAGCAATGTGGAAATCCCCAATGCAAACTTCATCAACTCAGAGACTGGGAATGCAGGATACATGGGCATGTCAACAGGTTTGGATGGCAGACTGCCTACAGATATTGACCCGTTTTCTCCTGAGCCTGATGCAGATGCGTTGCCAGATGGGGTCTCTAGCCTTCCAAGCATTAATGATATCTTCTGGGAACAATTTCTTACAGCGAGCCCACAGCCTGGTGACACAGACgaaattagtttgagttctgATGATGGAGTGACCGTGAATCAGGACTTGCAGTTGGGGAAGGATAATGGATGGGACAAGAGTCAACATATGAATCACATCACTGAACAAATGCAGCTTCTCGCATCAGGGAGCAGAATTGGTTGA
- the LOC126585980 gene encoding uncharacterized protein LOC126585980: MKLSLGPTLSPFLKPSLFTNLHRSVCSASSIPPPPTTPKPQTPLSLRPPAHSATTSDLQKWHDWANTLVSSVGSTFVDLDNGPDLTLLRRELKWLMEDAIEEPKNIDNNDGSVRLRVEIEELYMLWKQRVEDRRPFQYVVGCEHWRDLVLCVEEGVLIPRPETELIVDLVGDVVLGNEGLREGLWADLGTGSGAIAIGIARVLGSGGRVIATDLSPTAIGVAAFNVQRYGLQDVVELRQGSWFEPLKDVEGKLSGFVSNPPYIPSNNIAGLQAEVGRHEPRVALDGGANGMDDLLHLCKGAAVMLKPGGFFAFETNGEEQCKYLVEYMENDAGGSFCNLNMVPDFAGINRFVTGFRR; this comes from the exons ATGAAGCTAAGCCTCGGTCCAACACTCTCACCGTTTCTTAAACCCTCTCTTTTCACAAACCTCCACCGCTCCGTTTGCTCTGCTTCTTCAATACCACCACCACCCACCACCCCAAAACCCCAAACCCCTCTGTCTCTGCGACCTCCCGCCCACTCCGCCACCACCTCCGACCTCCAAAAATGGCACGACTGGGCCAACACCCTCGTTTCCTCAGTTGGGTCAACGTTCGTGGACTTGGACAACGGTCCGGACTTGACCCTTTTGCGCAGAGAGCTCAAATGGCTCATGGAGGACGCAATCGAAGAACCCAAAAACATCGATAACAATGACGGAAGCGTTAGGCTAAGGGTGGAAATTGAGGAGCTTTATATGTTGTGGAAGCAGAGGGTTGAGGACAGGAGGCCCTTTCAGTATGTTGTCGGGTGCGAGCATTGGAGGGACTTGGTGTTGTGTGTTGAAGAAGGGGTTTTGATTCCGAGGCCAGAGACTGAGCTCATTGTTGATTTGGTGGGGGATGTGGTTTTGGGGAATGAGGGGTTGAGGGAGGGTTTGTGGGCTGATTTGGGGACGGGGAGTGGTGCGATTGCGATTGGGATTGCAAGGGTTTTGGGGAGTGGTGGGAGAGTCATTGCTACCGATTTGAGTCCCACGGCAATTGGGGTTGCAGCTTTTAATGTGCAGAGGTATGGTTTGCAG GATGTAGTGGAGCTAAGGCAAGGATCTTGGTTTGAACCATTAAAGGATGTGGAAGGTAAACTCTCAGGTTTTGTAAGTAATCCACCATACATACCCAGTAACAATATCGCAGGGCTACAAGCTGAAGTTGGACGACATGAACCAAGAGTTGCATTGGACGGCGGTGCCAATGGCATGGATGATCTTTTACATCTTTGCAAAGGGGCTGCTGTTATGTTGAAACCTGGTGGATTCTTTGCTTTCGAG ACAAATGGCGAGGAGCAGTGCAAGTATCTCGTAGAGTACATGGAAAACGATGCTGGAGGCAGCTTTTGTAATTTGAACATGGTTCCCGATTTTGCTGGTATTAATAGATTTGTTACTGGATTCCGAAGGTGA